The Candidatus Eisenbacteria bacterium genome contains the following window.
AGCAAGCAGGGCGGAGGGGTCGTCCACAAGGGCCAGATCTGCCTCCGCGGATTGGGCTGCCCGAACGGCACCCGGGAGCTTGCGGAATATTCTTCGCTGACCGTCGACAACGAGGGTTTCCCGAACATCATCTATGAAGCGGACATCATCAACGGCGTGAATCCGCCATCAACCGCGGCCATCTGTTTCTTCACGAAGGCTGTCAACCGCCCGCTAGGGAACAGCACAGGGGTGACCGAGCTCGATTGCCACGATCCCGCCGTGACCCAGTTCGGCGGATGGCACGATATCGACGATGACCGTGCCACCGACGGCCACTACTGCCGCAATGTCGGCGCGAACAAGAAAAATCCGCAGGCCTACCTCGAATTCCACTACACGGGAACGCAGGTGGATCTCGAAATCGCGCGTGGACCGCGCGGCGGGAACGCGGAGGTCCTGATCGACGGAACATCGAGAGGGATCGTGAGCTTCAACCGCCCGCCTTCCGATCCTTTGCATCCGGATCAGTCCGGGAAGAGGGATCTTACGTTTGGGGAGTTCGCAAGCTTCTCGACCCCCGCCGGGGCCCACATCTTCCGGCTCAACGCGATGAACGATGCCACCAGCCCGGGCGACATGCTCTACGTGGACGGCTTCGTCATCACCGGAGGGACCGCGTCGGGCGGAGGCAATGCTAGCGAGAGCACGATCACCTTTACCGGCACCGCCCCATCGGGAATCGGAGGGACGCCCGGGATGATGGTGGAGCACGTCACAACCACGGAAAAAGCGGAGCTGATCGAGGGAGTGCTCGAGGTTCCAGAGGAGGTGTTGACAGGCCGTGAGCTCAAGATCTTCAATCCGCTGGGCGGGCTGCTCGGCGACGCGGCGAATCTTCTCCCGACCGGCTCGCTCCAGGTGATTCCCACCGCTCCGGGAACCTACGCGGTCGCGGTCGTGAACAACAGCGGCGCGGCGATGCCGTACACGCTTCGGGTGGTGACGACCAATGCGACCTCGGGGCGTCTGGCAGCGGCGCTTCCGCAGTCGGACGACACGCACGCTTCGCACAGCGCGATAGCGGATCCCGTGGATGGTCAAGCGGTCATGCGATACGCCCTGGAGCAGGCGGGACACGTCGTGATCCGCGTCTACGACATATCGGGACGGCTCGTTCGCACGTTCGCGGAGGATCAAGCCGCCGGAAACTACGGCATCAGCTGGGATGGCCGACTCGCCGACGGACGCCGGGTCCCGAGCGGCATCTATTTCTATCGCGTGGCATTGCCCAACGGGAAAGAGACGGTGCAGAAGACCGCGATTCTTCGTTAGTTCGTTAGTCCGGCCTCACGGGGGGGTCGAGGAGAGGGGGCGCGGTGGATAGGAGATCGCGCCCCCTTAGGATCCAGTGCGCCGCGTCGCCGCAGCGGCGTGGAATCGTGATATTTCCGTGGCCATCAGCCGCTCTTCAGATCCCCCCAGCACGAGGCCTCCCGCGATGAACCCCTAATCCGCCGCCCCCCCGCGTGGCGCTCCGTCTACGCCTTCCACACTTGGTATTGCGCGCATTTTGAGGTATTTCTCTGGCGTGATGGGGTCTGGAAAAGTGGCGCCTGATCCAGTCGAGATGTCGCGCCGCCTGCGCGAGCAGGCGCTCACCGTCAGGCCCGACGAGCTGGGTCTCGCGCCAACCACGGCGCGGCAGCACGTCTGGGGCGTGCTCATGGAGCTGGGGTACCCGCAGGCGGTGGCGACGCTCGTGGCGCTCGGCGATGGAACCACGAGCCTCTACATCAGCACGGGAGGTGGCATCATCGGCGCGGGGGAGCATCCGCCCGTGCGCGCCGCGGCGGAGAGATTCCTCGGAGCCATCGAATCTCATCTCGCCGGGTTCCAGCCCGCCGCGGAGACGCCGCTCCCGCAAACCGGGCGGGTGCGGTTCTACGTGCGCACCTTCACCGACACGCTCGGGGCGGAAGCGGACGAGCAGGACCTAGGACACGGCCGCCACCAGCTCTCCCCGGTCTTCCACGCCGGCCACGCGGTCATTACCGAGATGAGGCTCGCCTCCGAGCCGCAAGGGGCGAAATAGGCGGATCAGGATCTCCCGTCGAGGAGCGCCCGGCCTCGCGCGGTCAATGTCACCTCGGCCCCACGCGCGGGCCCGTCCCCGCGGACGACCACAATCAGCCCCTCCGCCAGCGCATCGTCCCACACGGGTTGCCGGGGGCAGTTGCTCCGCCAAGCCTCCATGGCCTCCGCATAGGTCCGGGGCCGGCTCGAGATCCAGGTGAGCAGCTCCAGGGTCAACGGACTCAAGGCCTCGCTCATCTGGACACTCATCCCTCCTCAGAACGCGAACAACATGCTCGCGATCGCGGTCGCTTGGTCTTGCTTCGGCCCGCTGTGGGCGTCGAAGATCACCTGGTCCGAATGGTCAAAGCGTAGGTCGCCGCGAATCACAAGGCCGGGCGACGGGCGGAGCTCCGGGGTCAGCGTGATCTCGCTCAAGCGTTGGCTCAGGCCGGTTCGCACGCCGTCCCAATCGCCGAATTGCTCCGCCCGCCCTATGAAGGAGAGATTCCCGGTGAGGCGGATGCGCACGTACGCGGCCGCGCCGTCCCAGCGCGCGACCTCCCCCGGCAGAAATCGATTTCTCTCCCTACCGTGATCCAGGTTCAGGCCCAGCGACACCCTACCCTCGGGCTTCCACATCGCCACGAGATCGAGCAGCGTCCGCGGGTCGCGGCTGTTGTCGGGCCGCTCTGCGCCGTACATTCCGTTGAGGATCACCGTCCACCCCGCGGCCGGCGTGAGACTCAACTGCGCCCCGACGGACTTTTGCTGATTCCTGTCCGTCGCATCGTCCCAACCGTTGACCACGAGGACCGTGCCCGAAACGCGGTCGCTGAATGCGCACGCGGCCCGAATCCCAGTGTGCGTGAAGGGGATCGCATAGCCGAAGAGAAGCGACCGCGTGACGTTGTCGTTCCAGCCGTCGTAGCCATCGATCACTTCGTAGCCGAAATGCGTGACGAATTTCCCGAAGTCCAGCCTGAGGCCCCGGCCCGCGTTCGCGAGATAGGCCACGTAGGCCTGTTGGAGATCGATGTCCTGCCCGCTTCCGAGCGGATCGCGGAAGAGCCCCGCCGCGGCTGTGACGCGGGGGATCGAGCCGCCCGCCGCGACGTCCACGCGGAAGCCTGCATCGCCGGCGTGCGGCGTGGGCTTCTGCAGCACCAGCTCCGCGACGTCGACCTTGAACGATTTGTCGTCGAAATCGAAGACCCGGTAGCCGTTCACAGGAAAAAGCGGACGGTTGAGGTTGTACGAGTAGCTGGAGGAGACAAATCCATTTACCGAGATCGCCTCATACCATGGCCGGGTTCCCGTGGAGTCCTGGGCCTCGGCCCGCGACACCGAGCCGATACTCAGCCCCGCGAGGATCGCGAGCACCGCGAGGCCCGCGAGAAGCAACCCGCCGCCGCGTGCGCCCACGCTACACCGCCTCAAGGTACGCCTTCTCCCCGTGCAGGGATTCGTCCAGGCCGGCCTCTTCCTCCATGGCGCTCACACGGACCGGCGTTACCTTGTCGATCAGCCAGAGCATTGCGTACGTGAAAACAAAGGCCCATGCCGAGGAGAGCAGGGCCGCGGCGCACTGCTTCAGAAAAAAGGCGGGGTTACCCGAGAAGAGTCCGTTGGTGCTCGAGGGGTTGAAGGCCCGGGTCGCGAACATGCCGAGCATCACGATCCCCAGAGCCCCCCCGACGCCATGCACGCCCCAGACATCGAGCGCGTCGTCGAGGCCGCTCCGGTTCTTGAGCGCCACGGCGTAGTAACACACCACGCCGGAGACCACGCCGATAAGCACCGCCGTGGCGGGCGAGACAAAGCCCGCCGCGGGCGTCACCGTGGCCAGCCCGGCAACCGCCCCCGTCAGCAGGCCGACGAATTTGGGCTTGCGGGACAGCAACCAGTCCACCGCGAGCCACGCGATGGCCGCGAAGGACGCGGCGAGATCCGTATTGAGGAAGGCCACCGCGGTCGTCCCGTCCACGCGGAACTCGCTCCCCGCGTTGAAGCCGTACCATCCGAACCACAGGAGGCCCGTTCCGAGCGCCACGAGAGGGATGCTGTGCGGGCCGTGATCCTTCATGCGCCGCCGGCCCACGAAGAGCACCGATGCCAGGGCGGCCATTCCCGCGATGTTGTGCACCACGATCCCGCCGGCGAAATCCAGGACGCCCCACTTCTGGAGAATCCCGCCGCCCCAGATCATGTGCACGAACGGGAAGTAGACGAACAAGAGCCAGGCCGTCAGAAACAGCATGTAGGCCTTGAACGAGACGCGGTTGGCGAAGGCTCCGGTGATGAGCGCGGGCGTGATGATGGCGAACATCATCTGATAGGCGCAGAACACGACCATGGGGATCGTATTGTTCGGCGAGGGCGTGTGGAGGTTGACATGGCGCAGGAA
Protein-coding sequences here:
- a CDS encoding ammonium transporter; the protein is MLHLDTGNTGFMLLCSSLVMLMTPGLAFFYGGLVGRKNVLAIMIQSFVSMGWTTVLWWVCGFSLCFSGGSGGVIGDMHMAFLRHVNLHTPSPNNTIPMVVFCAYQMMFAIITPALITGAFANRVSFKAYMLFLTAWLLFVYFPFVHMIWGGGILQKWGVLDFAGGIVVHNIAGMAALASVLFVGRRRMKDHGPHSIPLVALGTGLLWFGWYGFNAGSEFRVDGTTAVAFLNTDLAASFAAIAWLAVDWLLSRKPKFVGLLTGAVAGLATVTPAAGFVSPATAVLIGVVSGVVCYYAVALKNRSGLDDALDVWGVHGVGGALGIVMLGMFATRAFNPSSTNGLFSGNPAFFLKQCAAALLSSAWAFVFTYAMLWLIDKVTPVRVSAMEEEAGLDESLHGEKAYLEAV
- a CDS encoding T9SS type A sorting domain-containing protein, which codes for SKQGGGVVHKGQICLRGLGCPNGTRELAEYSSLTVDNEGFPNIIYEADIINGVNPPSTAAICFFTKAVNRPLGNSTGVTELDCHDPAVTQFGGWHDIDDDRATDGHYCRNVGANKKNPQAYLEFHYTGTQVDLEIARGPRGGNAEVLIDGTSRGIVSFNRPPSDPLHPDQSGKRDLTFGEFASFSTPAGAHIFRLNAMNDATSPGDMLYVDGFVITGGTASGGGNASESTITFTGTAPSGIGGTPGMMVEHVTTTEKAELIEGVLEVPEEVLTGRELKIFNPLGGLLGDAANLLPTGSLQVIPTAPGTYAVAVVNNSGAAMPYTLRVVTTNATSGRLAAALPQSDDTHASHSAIADPVDGQAVMRYALEQAGHVVIRVYDISGRLVRTFAEDQAAGNYGISWDGRLADGRRVPSGIYFYRVALPNGKETVQKTAILR
- a CDS encoding porin, whose amino-acid sequence is MRRCSVGARGGGLLLAGLAVLAILAGLSIGSVSRAEAQDSTGTRPWYEAISVNGFVSSSYSYNLNRPLFPVNGYRVFDFDDKSFKVDVAELVLQKPTPHAGDAGFRVDVAAGGSIPRVTAAAGLFRDPLGSGQDIDLQQAYVAYLANAGRGLRLDFGKFVTHFGYEVIDGYDGWNDNVTRSLLFGYAIPFTHTGIRAACAFSDRVSGTVLVVNGWDDATDRNQQKSVGAQLSLTPAAGWTVILNGMYGAERPDNSRDPRTLLDLVAMWKPEGRVSLGLNLDHGRERNRFLPGEVARWDGAAAYVRIRLTGNLSFIGRAEQFGDWDGVRTGLSQRLSEITLTPELRPSPGLVIRGDLRFDHSDQVIFDAHSGPKQDQATAIASMLFAF